In one window of Chryseobacterium sp. JV274 DNA:
- a CDS encoding AraC family transcriptional regulator yields the protein MKKQYPTFDIFHLVTNKISNDMFNADRFRGYLINNPTIQNIHKHSFYHLVYFTSGKGRHVIDFKSYPIEPGCIYFMSPGQVHNWEFESDVDGYVVNFSATFFDKLFLSSSAVDQFPFFNVFSNEQMMKIKDDMRSEVVKIFEALLDELNNNTYQTPMMIAAELLRLFVIASRELGPDIPVLSRTSYNSILLKQFFDLIQDNFKDMRLPKDYAALLYITSNHLNFLCKDQLNMSAGEIIRSRVLLEAKRMLVNYELSIANIAMELNFFDTSYFIKFFKKYTQLTPEAFRKQYYSKP from the coding sequence ATGAAAAAACAATACCCAACATTTGATATTTTTCATCTTGTGACGAACAAGATATCAAATGATATGTTTAATGCAGATAGGTTTCGAGGTTATTTAATAAATAATCCTACTATTCAAAATATTCATAAACATTCTTTCTATCATTTGGTATATTTTACATCCGGAAAGGGGAGGCATGTTATTGATTTTAAAAGTTATCCCATAGAGCCAGGATGTATTTATTTTATGTCACCAGGTCAGGTTCATAACTGGGAATTTGAGAGTGATGTTGACGGATATGTTGTGAATTTTTCTGCTACTTTTTTTGATAAGCTTTTTTTGAGTTCTTCTGCTGTAGATCAGTTTCCGTTCTTTAATGTTTTTTCAAATGAACAGATGATGAAGATTAAAGATGATATGAGATCTGAGGTTGTTAAAATTTTTGAGGCTCTTCTTGACGAATTAAATAATAATACTTATCAAACACCCATGATGATAGCTGCTGAACTGCTCAGGCTATTTGTTATTGCAAGCAGAGAGCTGGGACCTGATATTCCTGTTTTAAGCAGAACCAGTTATAATTCAATTCTTTTGAAACAATTTTTTGATCTTATACAGGATAATTTTAAGGATATGCGGCTTCCTAAAGATTATGCAGCTTTGCTCTATATTACTTCTAACCATTTGAATTTTCTATGTAAAGACCAGTTGAATATGTCTGCAGGAGAAATCATCCGGAGTAGAGTGTTGCTTGAAGCAAAACGGATGTTAGTTAATTACGAGCTTTCAATTGCCAATATTGCCATGGAACTGAATTTTTTTGATACCTCATATTTTATAAAGTTTTTTAAGAAATACACACAGCTTACTCCTGAAGCATTCCGCAAACAATATTATAGCAAACCCTGA
- the ccoN gene encoding cytochrome-c oxidase, cbb3-type subunit I, protein MELQKFNYDNDIVRAFLYATIIFGLIGFTFGITAALMLFYPELPEFLFGTDDATIQSLRSGGIQSLINTHGAFGFGRIRMIHTNTVIFAFVCNSVYTGVYYSLPRLLKTPMASPTLSWIHFWTWQIMIIATFITFFMGINTSKEYAEHEWPIDILITFSWVIFGINMFMTIARRRVRHLYVAIWFYIGTWIGLAMLHILNNLEVPLSFTGWKSYSMYAGVKDALVQWWYGHNAVAFILTTPILGLMYYFLPKAAERPVFSYKLSIIHFWSLIFVYIWAGPHHLQYTALPAWAQAVGTGFSIMLIAPSWGGMLNGLLTLRGAWDKVRDNPILKFFVVAVTCYGMVTFEGPLLATKNINKIGHYTDWVIGHVHLGALGWNGFIAFGMIYYLVPIMWRTKIWSVKMANWHFWLGTLGVIFYAVPMYISGFTQGLMWKQFNPDGTLMWKNWLDTVTAIIPYYKMRFLGGAFYISGAIMMLVNVIATIRHGSFQKSVPFEAPALAVISSKRKDGEGTHLWIERSPYLLSILSFLVLSIGSGVEIIPTLSLKASVPTISAVKPYSPLELEGRDIYIREGCNACHSQMIRPFRDEIVRFNGKNGEYSKAGEFIYDRPFLWGSKRTGPDLHREGGKNPSSWHYKHMYNPRSTSAGSIMPRYPWLISNDLDRSKMVDKIVFMKKEYDVPYTRAEIDSANSWADNQAAEIVKEIFSEANDLKEAYAKRPKGELEKKEIVALISYLQRLGTDIKTTEIKTVSNN, encoded by the coding sequence ATGGAGTTACAGAAATTTAATTACGACAATGATATTGTTAGGGCGTTCCTATATGCTACGATCATATTCGGTCTGATCGGATTTACCTTCGGTATAACGGCTGCACTGATGCTGTTTTATCCGGAATTGCCCGAGTTTTTGTTCGGAACTGATGATGCCACGATACAGAGTCTGAGATCGGGCGGTATCCAGTCGCTGATCAATACCCATGGTGCATTTGGATTCGGAAGAATCAGGATGATCCATACCAACACAGTAATTTTTGCATTTGTTTGCAACAGTGTCTATACGGGAGTTTACTATTCATTACCACGGCTTTTAAAAACTCCAATGGCAAGTCCTACCTTGTCATGGATCCATTTCTGGACCTGGCAGATTATGATCATAGCGACATTTATTACCTTCTTTATGGGTATCAATACTTCCAAGGAGTATGCGGAACATGAATGGCCCATTGATATTTTAATAACTTTTTCATGGGTGATTTTTGGTATTAATATGTTTATGACTATTGCAAGAAGGAGAGTTAGGCATCTCTATGTAGCAATATGGTTCTATATAGGAACATGGATAGGATTGGCCATGCTGCATATCTTAAACAATCTGGAGGTACCTTTATCCTTTACTGGCTGGAAATCGTATTCGATGTATGCGGGAGTAAAAGATGCACTGGTACAGTGGTGGTATGGTCACAATGCGGTAGCCTTTATCCTGACCACGCCTATTCTCGGACTGATGTATTATTTCCTTCCCAAGGCAGCGGAAAGACCTGTTTTTTCGTATAAACTATCCATTATACATTTCTGGTCACTGATCTTTGTGTATATCTGGGCGGGTCCTCACCATTTACAGTATACGGCACTTCCGGCATGGGCACAGGCTGTAGGTACTGGATTTTCGATTATGTTGATCGCTCCTTCCTGGGGAGGAATGTTGAACGGGCTTCTTACCCTTCGTGGAGCATGGGATAAAGTCAGGGATAATCCGATTCTTAAATTTTTCGTAGTGGCGGTTACCTGTTATGGAATGGTAACATTTGAGGGTCCGCTTTTGGCGACCAAGAATATTAATAAGATCGGGCATTATACGGACTGGGTTATCGGACATGTACATTTAGGAGCCCTGGGCTGGAACGGTTTCATTGCCTTCGGAATGATCTATTATCTGGTTCCAATCATGTGGAGAACGAAAATATGGTCCGTAAAGATGGCTAACTGGCATTTCTGGCTCGGTACATTGGGGGTAATATTCTATGCCGTACCGATGTATATTTCAGGATTTACGCAGGGGCTGATGTGGAAACAGTTCAATCCAGACGGTACATTGATGTGGAAAAACTGGCTCGATACGGTAACAGCGATCATTCCATATTATAAGATGAGATTTTTGGGCGGAGCCTTTTATATATCAGGTGCAATAATGATGCTTGTGAATGTTATTGCAACGATCAGGCACGGATCATTCCAGAAGAGTGTACCTTTTGAGGCACCTGCACTTGCAGTTATTAGCAGCAAGAGAAAGGATGGTGAGGGAACGCATCTATGGATCGAAAGAAGTCCTTATCTTTTGAGTATATTATCCTTTTTGGTATTATCCATCGGAAGTGGTGTGGAGATTATTCCGACATTGTCACTAAAGGCAAGTGTACCTACTATTTCTGCGGTGAAGCCATATTCGCCTCTTGAACTTGAAGGTAGGGATATCTATATCCGAGAGGGTTGCAATGCCTGCCATTCACAGATGATCAGACCTTTCAGGGACGAGATCGTTAGGTTTAACGGTAAGAACGGTGAATATTCCAAGGCAGGAGAATTTATATATGACAGGCCATTCCTTTGGGGGTCAAAAAGAACAGGACCTGATCTTCATCGGGAGGGCGGTAAGAATCCAAGTTCATGGCATTACAAACACATGTACAACCCGAGGTCTACTTCTGCAGGATCCATTATGCCACGATATCCATGGTTGATCAGCAATGATCTTGACAGATCAAAAATGGTTGATAAGATTGTGTTCATGAAGAAAGAATATGATGTACCATATACCAGAGCTGAGATAGATTCAGCGAATTCATGGGCAGATAATCAAGCAGCGGAAATTGTGAAGGAAATTTTCTCGGAGGCAAACGATCTGAAAGAGGCTTATGCAAAAAGACCGAAGGGGGAACTTGAGAAAAAAGAAATCGTCGCTCTAATTTCCTACCTACAGAGACTCGGAACGGACATAAAAACAACTGAAATTAAAACAGTAAGTAATAATTAA
- a CDS encoding heme-binding domain-containing protein: MNRFWEKVKTKNILVIVLAVFIGIQFYRPEIKQKAITGEIHVPSDVRAILQRSCFDCHSNQTDLKWFDQVAPAYWLVADHIKKGKEGLNFSEWDKLAPPAQNAKLWEAFNQINLKAMPLKSYELLHPVAKLSENDIRILKNYVTSLAPKQKPDTAKVSAYNKQLQQINTIHIAAPKPSLPTALNGISYIPDYKNWKPISSTERLDNGTMRIIFGNDIAVKATKEHKTNPWPDGTIFAKVAWEQIIDSDGNVTTGAFKQVEYMIKDSKKFASTKGWGWARFLSPKLEPYGKTADFANECISCHRPMKDNDFVFTSPINH; the protein is encoded by the coding sequence ATGAACCGTTTTTGGGAAAAAGTAAAAACAAAAAATATTCTGGTTATTGTACTGGCTGTCTTTATTGGAATTCAGTTTTACAGACCTGAAATTAAGCAAAAGGCAATAACAGGCGAGATTCATGTTCCCAGTGATGTAAGAGCGATACTGCAGCGTTCATGTTTCGACTGCCATTCCAATCAGACAGATTTGAAATGGTTTGACCAGGTTGCTCCGGCATACTGGCTCGTAGCAGATCATATCAAAAAAGGAAAAGAAGGTCTCAACTTTTCTGAATGGGATAAACTGGCACCTCCGGCACAAAATGCAAAACTTTGGGAAGCTTTTAATCAGATTAACCTGAAAGCCATGCCTCTTAAAAGCTACGAATTGCTACATCCGGTAGCCAAGCTTTCTGAAAATGATATCCGTATCCTGAAAAATTATGTGACTTCTCTTGCTCCAAAGCAAAAACCTGATACCGCAAAAGTTTCCGCTTACAACAAACAGCTGCAACAAATTAATACAATCCATATTGCCGCACCCAAACCATCATTACCCACTGCATTGAACGGGATCAGCTATATTCCTGATTATAAAAACTGGAAACCCATAAGTTCTACAGAAAGACTGGATAACGGGACAATGCGTATCATATTCGGAAATGATATTGCTGTGAAGGCAACCAAAGAACATAAGACCAATCCATGGCCTGACGGAACCATATTCGCAAAAGTAGCGTGGGAACAGATCATAGACAGTGACGGCAATGTCACTACCGGAGCTTTTAAACAGGTGGAATACATGATAAAGGATTCTAAAAAATTTGCATCAACAAAAGGATGGGGATGGGCAAGGTTTTTATCTCCCAAACTTGAACCTTATGGAAAAACAGCCGATTTTGCCAACGAATGTATCAGCTGCCACCGTCCTATGAAAGACAATGATTTTGTATTCACCTCTCCTATTAACCATTAA
- a CDS encoding sensor histidine kinase gives MHITLGELMIDFSISFLFSLFVWYFNIYSLPKFSIQNISTRFFNKKLVISLSIGVLVMAAIVLIHHIIFPKYGFNTMVLMYEFRGVLINLTIYMFLYLLYQTYNSQQIKFELEQIRTDNLNAQYELLKQQINPHFLFNSLNTLKSMIDIKDESSGDFVVRLADFYRFTLDNRKMDLIPLKKELAILDAYVFLLTSRFEDGIEFKIDIQEEILNSYIPPFTLQLLCENCIKHNIVSLANPLIIKLYSDPEYIVIENNFQPKNIPQESAGIGIENIRERYKHFAEKELTILQNNSNFTVKLPIVDESFSNRR, from the coding sequence ATGCATATTACATTGGGAGAGCTGATGATAGATTTCTCCATATCCTTTTTATTCTCGTTGTTTGTATGGTATTTTAATATCTATAGTCTGCCTAAATTTTCTATTCAAAATATATCAACACGATTTTTCAATAAAAAACTGGTGATCAGCCTATCCATCGGAGTACTGGTGATGGCAGCAATAGTACTCATTCATCATATCATATTTCCGAAATATGGATTTAACACCATGGTATTGATGTATGAATTTCGGGGAGTACTGATCAATCTGACCATTTATATGTTTTTGTATCTTTTGTATCAGACTTATAATTCTCAGCAGATTAAATTCGAACTTGAACAGATCCGGACTGATAATCTGAATGCTCAATACGAACTGCTGAAACAGCAGATTAATCCTCATTTTTTATTCAACAGTCTCAATACCTTGAAATCTATGATTGATATAAAAGATGAAAGTTCAGGTGATTTTGTGGTGAGACTGGCGGATTTCTACCGTTTTACTTTAGATAACAGAAAAATGGATCTCATTCCCTTAAAAAAGGAACTCGCCATATTGGATGCCTATGTCTTTCTTCTGACCTCAAGATTTGAAGATGGCATAGAATTTAAAATAGATATTCAGGAAGAGATATTAAACTCCTATATTCCTCCTTTTACGCTGCAACTGCTGTGTGAAAATTGTATCAAGCATAATATTGTATCACTGGCAAATCCGTTAATCATAAAATTATACAGTGATCCCGAATATATTGTCATTGAAAACAATTTTCAGCCTAAGAATATTCCACAGGAATCTGCAGGAATAGGAATTGAAAATATCAGAGAACGTTATAAGCACTTTGCAGAAAAGGAGCTGACTATACTTCAGAATAATTCTAATTTCACCGTCAAATTACCCATAGTAGATGAAAGTTTTAGTAATAGAAGATGA
- a CDS encoding LytR/AlgR family response regulator transcription factor — MKVLVIEDEIKTAKALGRMIVAVQPEATIVQYIESVAMAVEYLSGSELPDVIFMDIQLADGNCFEIFSQIRIKVPVIFCTAFDEYAIEAFKSNGVDYILKPFEKKDIQSAFEKINNLKNFFQHSPSPDRKLEDILNNLTTGRGKTNFLVFSNNKYSNIHVDRIACFYSQFGNTVLVTLDQKEYFISQSLDEIGQLVSGTQFFRINRQYLINFAAIVEVEHYFSRKLLVSLKISTPEKPLVTKDKASRFLQWLEER, encoded by the coding sequence ATGAAAGTTTTAGTAATAGAAGATGAGATAAAGACCGCGAAGGCACTGGGGCGAATGATCGTCGCTGTACAGCCGGAGGCTACCATAGTACAGTATATTGAAAGCGTTGCTATGGCCGTTGAATATCTTTCTGGCTCTGAACTTCCGGATGTTATATTTATGGATATTCAGCTGGCAGACGGTAATTGTTTTGAAATATTCAGTCAGATCAGGATAAAAGTTCCTGTCATTTTCTGTACCGCTTTTGATGAATATGCTATAGAAGCATTCAAAAGTAACGGAGTCGATTATATTTTAAAACCCTTTGAGAAAAAAGATATCCAGTCAGCTTTTGAAAAGATCAACAATCTTAAAAATTTCTTTCAGCATTCTCCTTCTCCCGACCGGAAACTGGAAGATATTCTGAATAACCTGACAACGGGAAGAGGAAAAACTAATTTCCTGGTCTTTTCCAACAATAAATACAGTAATATCCATGTCGACAGAATTGCCTGCTTTTACAGCCAATTTGGAAATACAGTACTGGTGACCCTTGATCAGAAAGAATATTTTATTTCTCAGTCGTTGGATGAAATAGGACAACTGGTTTCAGGAACTCAGTTCTTTAGGATTAACAGGCAATATCTGATTAACTTTGCAGCCATTGTGGAAGTGGAACATTATTTCTCACGAAAACTTCTGGTTAGTTTAAAAATTAGTACTCCCGAAAAACCTCTTGTCACCAAAGACAAAGCTTCTCGTTTTCTTCAGTGGCTTGAAGAGCGATAA
- a CDS encoding Crp/Fnr family transcriptional regulator, translating to MDQKNTIVEGFISRKFGFLGEDFLEELKTHGIYDKIEARQEIIREGDRVKYVLFLIKGAIKVYSLNDGRELVYYYISDEENCLMTFSSIFNDNISKVYATAEEYSEVLLVPLAVMSKWLIEFPAINTIFFHEYERRFSAVMDMINEAIFHHLDTRVLNYIKRKMILEENQPVKIKHREIAGSLGTSREVVSRVLKKIENEGKIFKDEEGKIWAADQMLMPLNK from the coding sequence ATGGATCAAAAAAATACTATTGTAGAAGGATTTATTAGCCGTAAATTTGGTTTTCTTGGTGAGGACTTTCTAGAAGAGCTTAAAACCCATGGAATCTACGACAAAATAGAAGCCAGGCAGGAAATTATCCGCGAAGGAGACCGCGTCAAATATGTTTTGTTTTTAATAAAAGGAGCTATTAAAGTGTATTCACTTAATGATGGTCGTGAACTTGTATATTATTATATCAGTGATGAAGAGAACTGTCTGATGACATTTTCGTCAATTTTTAATGATAACATCAGTAAAGTCTATGCCACTGCAGAAGAGTACTCTGAAGTTCTTCTTGTTCCTCTGGCAGTGATGAGCAAGTGGCTGATAGAGTTTCCTGCCATTAATACAATTTTTTTTCATGAATATGAAAGAAGATTCTCAGCAGTAATGGATATGATTAATGAGGCGATATTTCATCATCTGGACACTCGAGTTCTGAATTATATTAAGCGAAAAATGATTTTGGAAGAAAATCAACCAGTAAAAATCAAACACAGAGAAATAGCAGGAAGCCTGGGAACTTCACGGGAAGTGGTAAGCAGAGTGTTGAAAAAAATTGAAAATGAAGGAAAGATCTTTAAAGATGAAGAAGGCAAAATATGGGCTGCAGATCAAATGCTTATGCCTTTAAATAAATAA
- a CDS encoding helix-turn-helix domain-containing protein: MISKTTIPNYKQIYIDIIKTKFPEKMEKCASLLHKADLSQIDIIDLNNRIFEGRDKEIEKLNQRLRSYNISSIKKILDYQKKYKYNNSQLANHFGLSRNTVTKWKKMISEHNV; the protein is encoded by the coding sequence ATGATTTCAAAAACAACTATCCCCAATTATAAACAAATTTATATTGATATAATCAAGACAAAATTTCCAGAAAAAATGGAAAAATGTGCTTCCTTGCTTCATAAGGCTGATTTATCACAAATAGATATTATAGATCTCAACAATAGAATCTTTGAAGGAAGAGATAAAGAAATAGAAAAACTTAATCAGAGACTTCGTTCTTATAACATTTCTTCAATTAAAAAGATTCTGGATTATCAGAAAAAATATAAATATAATAATAGTCAACTGGCAAACCATTTTGGACTAAGCAGAAATACAGTTACAAAATGGAAAAAAATGATATCCGAACATAATGTTTAA
- a CDS encoding transposase has protein sequence MDFKKIDIGKMIKEKVTENEIDMARICNFFKFTVAEIQKMYKSQSLDCEILLKWSKLLEYDFFRIYSQHLILYSPPSKGKVKTEKTKPSVPEFRKNIYTKEMIDFIIERIETGEMTRNQIIERYRIPKTTLFKWIDKYNNSKSN, from the coding sequence ATGGATTTTAAAAAGATAGATATAGGAAAAATGATTAAAGAAAAAGTTACAGAAAACGAGATAGATATGGCCCGTATCTGTAACTTTTTCAAATTTACAGTAGCAGAAATTCAAAAAATGTACAAATCCCAAAGTTTAGACTGTGAAATACTCTTGAAATGGAGCAAGCTTTTGGAATATGATTTTTTTAGAATATACTCTCAACACCTGATATTATACTCTCCCCCATCTAAGGGAAAAGTAAAAACAGAGAAGACAAAGCCTTCAGTTCCAGAGTTCCGGAAAAACATTTATACCAAAGAAATGATAGACTTTATTATTGAGAGAATAGAAACAGGAGAAATGACAAGAAATCAGATAATTGAAAGGTATAGAATTCCCAAAACCACTCTATTCAAGTGGATCGATAAATATAACAACTCAAAAAGCAATTAA
- a CDS encoding phage integrase SAM-like domain-containing protein produces MTFKFFISDRGLAKESIHLKIENQSGQPLFNFKTPLRICQEDWDNKKQRPSNIYLKRYKKINAKLDSLKIRLLECIEENRSKGKLCSQRYLFKEIKNICSKEKEDYPKDSLLCFISMYISSKQEYICQSTYKRYKVFFNLIERFEGFTARRLYVNTIDGDFIRKFISFGKEEAYSENTIYRTIHFIKTILNFAERKGIRTAIREFDIRREKQNRIVINLTEKEVMKIGKMKVPKELQAAKDWLLISCYTGQRVSDFMKFNSDLLKKVNDRVCLSFIQQKTKKEILLPIHPVVLEIIKRLKNNFPQKLSATKYNSHIKQIGRIAQLTDPVNAVKRVGHRVKKLIVEKWEVLSSHIGRRSFATNFYGKIPTPLLMQATGHATEQMFLKYINPVDESHIISLGNYFDKTYKESYCVGMTAG; encoded by the coding sequence ATGACTTTTAAATTTTTCATTTCTGATCGTGGATTGGCAAAAGAAAGTATTCATTTAAAAATTGAAAATCAATCGGGTCAACCACTCTTCAATTTCAAGACTCCGCTGAGAATCTGTCAGGAAGACTGGGACAATAAGAAACAACGTCCAAGTAATATTTACCTGAAGCGCTATAAAAAAATTAATGCTAAGTTGGATTCTTTGAAAATAAGGTTACTAGAGTGTATTGAAGAAAACAGGTCTAAAGGAAAGCTCTGTTCACAAAGATATCTTTTCAAAGAAATAAAAAATATTTGCAGTAAAGAGAAAGAAGATTATCCAAAAGATTCACTACTCTGTTTTATCAGTATGTATATTTCCTCAAAACAGGAATACATTTGCCAGTCAACCTACAAAAGATATAAAGTATTTTTTAACCTTATTGAAAGATTTGAAGGATTTACGGCCAGAAGACTTTATGTCAATACCATCGATGGAGATTTTATCAGAAAATTTATTTCTTTTGGAAAGGAAGAAGCTTACAGTGAGAATACCATTTATAGAACTATCCATTTCATTAAAACAATTTTAAATTTCGCAGAAAGAAAAGGTATCAGAACTGCTATCAGGGAATTCGATATAAGACGGGAGAAGCAAAACAGGATAGTCATAAATCTTACCGAGAAGGAAGTGATGAAAATAGGAAAAATGAAAGTTCCCAAGGAACTACAGGCTGCTAAAGACTGGCTGCTTATTAGTTGCTATACAGGTCAGAGAGTCTCTGACTTTATGAAGTTCAATTCAGACCTGCTGAAAAAAGTGAATGACAGGGTGTGTCTTTCTTTTATTCAGCAAAAAACAAAGAAGGAGATCCTGCTGCCAATACATCCTGTCGTTTTAGAGATTATTAAACGGCTTAAAAACAATTTTCCTCAAAAACTTTCTGCAACTAAATATAATAGTCATATTAAACAAATTGGCAGAATTGCTCAGCTCACTGATCCTGTAAATGCAGTAAAACGTGTAGGGCATAGGGTGAAGAAATTAATTGTTGAAAAATGGGAAGTACTCAGCAGCCATATTGGAAGAAGAAGTTTTGCAACTAACTTTTATGGTAAAATTCCGACTCCTTTATTAATGCAGGCGACGGGACATGCCACAGAGCAGATGTTTCTAAAATATATTAATCCCGTAGACGAAAGCCATATCATCAGTTTGGGTAATTATTTTGACAAGACATATAAAGAAAGTTATTGTGTAGGTATGACCGCCGGTTAA
- a CDS encoding transcriptional regulator, whose amino-acid sequence MELTKEGLAERSGAALSALRKYEPKEIISLDSFLKLLSVVLGLEELINSLEPNKTNFKTIDDVLKVDDNAVTRQRCKKND is encoded by the coding sequence TTGGAACTTACTAAAGAGGGGTTAGCTGAGCGATCAGGGGCAGCTTTATCTGCCTTAAGGAAATACGAGCCGAAAGAAATTATTTCATTGGATTCGTTTCTTAAATTACTTTCTGTAGTTTTGGGATTGGAAGAATTAATAAATAGTCTAGAACCTAATAAAACCAATTTTAAGACAATTGATGATGTCTTAAAAGTAGATGATAATGCAGTGACAAGACAAAGATGTAAAAAAAATGATTAA